In Daucus carota subsp. sativus chromosome 4, DH1 v3.0, whole genome shotgun sequence, one DNA window encodes the following:
- the LOC108218998 gene encoding uncharacterized protein LOC108218998 isoform X2, translating to MASQGAGGGGGSLKSTSINGVKMYSVTSQNRSLATWLNPKKLKSLRKDKDYLQRVDLIQDLRFETATTRIKATPDGEYLIASGIYPPQVKVYELRELSLKFERHLVSEIINFEVLDDDYSKIAFLCADRSVQLHAKYGSHYSLRIPRMGRDIAYDCWSCDLICAASSPDVYRINLEQGRFLSSLNTQSPAVNAVCRSKVHGLVACGGEDGAVECFDMRTRSSVGRINTIVSTGEIEQVTALQFDGEGGYHMAVGTSCGKVLLYDMRSSCPLRVKDHMYGSPILNIKWHQTINSERSKLITTDKHIVRIWDPETGDGMTSIEPTAGNINDICVFDNSGLMLLALENTQIPSYFIPALGPAPKWCSYLENLTEELEEGGQTTIYDDFKFLTKEDLEKLNLSNLIGTNLLRAYMHGFFIDYRLYKKAQALVDPFAYDNYIERRKQEKLEEERRSRITIKRTLPKVNRGIYKRLLEDEEAEINRKDADDADIKKKSKKKKGLPAEVMKDDRFGGIFKNPDFEVDENSLEYLALHPLAPTAQPSLVEEHFEPVIEDEDHSFSDSDASAASLASHDEDKNNRSKDGKKSRVPSHNRGKAKKPGRCAAHLRVRGVGGAEEGVGGSWVIEQAFEKQLTPYRITYLI from the exons ATGGAGTTAAGATGTACTCCGTTACTTCTCAGAATCGTTCGCTTGCCACGTGGCTTAACCCTAAGAAGCTCAAATCTCTTCGTAAAGATAAAG ATTATTTGCAAAGAGTGGATTTGATTCAGGACTTGCGGTTCGAGACCGCAACCACAAGAATTAAGGCAACTCCTGATGGAGAATATCTTATTGCATCAG GTATTTATCCACCGCAGGTCAAAGTTTACGAGTTGAGGGAACTTTCGTTGAAGTTTGAAAGGCATTTGGTGTCTGAGATTATTAACTTTGAG GTGCTGGACGATGATTATTCTAAGATTGCATTCCTCTGTGCCGATCGTTCCGTTCAGCTTCATGCAAAATACGGAAGTCACTACAGTTTGAGGATTCCAcg GATGGGAAGGGATATTGCTTATGATTGCTGGTCTTGTGATTTGATTTGTGCTGCCTCTTCTCCAGATGTATACAGAATTAACTTAGAACAG GGACGCTTTCTCTCCTCACTTAATACACAGTCCCCTGCAGTAAATGCTGTTTGCCGAAG CAAAGTTCATGGGTTAGTTGCTTGTGGGGGTGAGGATGGAGCTGTTGAATGCTTTGACATGAGAACAAGATCATCAGTTGGTAGGATTAATACAATTGTATCTACTGGTGAGATTGAGCAG GTTACTGCACTACAGTTTGATGGAGAGGGAGGCTATCATATGGCTGTTGGAACTAGTTGTGGAAAG GTACTACTCTATGACATGCGATCTTCTTGTCCTTTGAGAGTAAAGGATCACAT GTATGGCAGCCCTATATTGAATATTAAGTGGCATCAAACTATAAATTCCGAGAGATCCAAGCTTATTACTACTGACAAGCATATCGTCAGGATATGGGACCCTGAAACA GGAGATGGCATGACCAGCATTGAGCCAACAGCTGGAAACATTAACGACATATGTGTGTTTGATAACAGCGGGCTGATGTTGTTGGCTCTAGAAAACACTCAAATTCCTTCTTATTTTATACCCGCTCTTGGACCTGCTCCTAAGTGGTGTTCGTATCTTGAGAACTTAACG GAAGAGTTGGAGGAGGGTGGTCAAACAACCATATATGATGATTTTAAATTCTTGACAAAGGAAGATCTTGAAAAGTTGAATCTGTCTAATTTGATTGGCACCAACCTATTAAGAGCCTACATGCATGGTTTCTTTATCGATTATCGTCTTTATAAGAAG GCCCAAGCATTGGTGGATCCTTTTGCTTATGATAATTATATAGAGCGGCGTAAACAGGAGAAATTGGAAGAGGAGCGGCGTTCTCGTATTACT ATTAAGAGAACGCTACCCAAAGTTAATCGGGGTATTTATAAACGTCTTCTCGAAGATGAGGAAGCTGAAATTAACAGAAAGGATGCTGATGATGCtgatattaagaaaaaatctAAGAAAAAGAAGGGACTCCCTGCTGAAGTTATGAAAGACGACCGCTTTGGCGGCATTTTTAAGAATCCG GACTTTGAGGTTGATGAGAACTCGCTAGAGTATCTTGCTTTGCACCCTCTAGCACCCACTGCACAACCTTCGTTGGTAGAGGAACATTTTGAGCCTGTTATAGAAGATGAGGACCACAGCTTTAGTGATTCTGATGCATCTGCAGCATCATTGGCATCACATGATGAAGATAAGAATAATAGAAGTAAAGATGGAAAAAAATCTCGTGTACCAAg CCATAACCGAGGAAAAGCAAAAAAACCAGGCCGCTGTGCAGCACACTTGCGGGTGAGGGGAGTGGGCGGAGCTGAGGAGGGAGTGGGTGGGTCGTGGGTGATTGAACAAGCTTTTGAAAAACAACTGACACCGTACCGTATCACTTatctaatttaa